CGCGTCGCCCGCTGCGCCGGAAGCACGTAGGAGGCCACACTGTGGTAGTCGAGCACAGGGCCCGCGGTGCAGAAGCTGCCATCCGAGTTGCGGATCTGGGATCCCGCCATGACCGGTGCCTGGAGGCGCACGGCGTCCACGGCCGAAGCCGGTGTCGCCCCCAGCGGCAGCAGGAGGGCTGCGCCCGCAAGCGTGGCGAGCGCGAACCGGAGTTGTACCGACGGGAGGACGCGTCGGAGGCCGTCGATCACCCGTCCGATGGACGCGCGCGTGAGCAGAGGAAGTCGTCGCATGGGGGCCTGTTCGATTACCGGACGATGGAGGCCGCATGCGGGTGCAGCGGGCGAAGCGAAGTCAAGCAGCTGTACATCGTCCGGGAGCGCGGGTTGCACAGCCTGGAGCACCGCAGCACTCCCGGCGCTCCGGGACAGCGCTCCAGCGGCGGTGGGCGGCGCGCTGATGCTCCGGATCCGCGCCGTCCACCGCCGGGGGAGACCGGATCACGTGTACCAGGTCGGCTCCGGGATCTCGCCGAGCAGCACGTGCCGCCCCACCTCGCGGCGCTTGTAGGCGACGGGGTCGTGGAGGCTGTGGGTGCGCAGGTTCCGCCAGAAGACGTCGAGGCCCACGCTCGACGCCGACGCCCGGGCGCCGGTGAGCTCGAACACGCGCGTGCCGACCTCGAGGCCGTCCTCCACGATGCGCGCCTTCGCGGCCGCGACCCGCACGGCGACCTCGCCCCGCGCCCGCTCCGTCAGCTTCTCGCGCGGCGCGTGCAGGAGGGCGCTGATCTCCGCGCCCACCCGGTCCAGCAGCGCCTCCGACGCCCACACCTTCGACTGCAGCTGCCCGTAGCCCTCGAGCACGTACCACTCGTCCGTCGCGCGCTCCTTGTCGTCGCCGCCGTACGGCCAGGCGCGCGTCGTGCTGCGCGTGTACGCCGCCGCCGTCTCGAGCGCGCCCTCGGCGATCCCCTGGTAGAAGTTCGCGAACACCAGCTGGATCGCGGGCACGTTGAGCGTGCCATAGACGAGGGGGTGAAAGACCTTGTCGACGAACCCGGCGGCGTCGGTCCACGGCACCCGCACGTCGCGGATCTCGACCGAACCCGACTCTGTGAGCCGCTGCCCGAGGCTGTCCCAGTCGTGCCCGAAGACGATGCCCGGCTGATCCGTCGGCACGATCGCGAACACGTGCGTCTCCGTGCCCGCGAGCACGCCCTCGAGAACCGTGAGGTCGGAGACGACGCCGCCCGTGCTGAACGACTTGCGGCCGGAGAAGATCAGGTCGTCGCCGTCCTCGTGGATGACGAGGTCGGAGTCGCGCGGGTTCACGGCGCCGCCGAAGAGGAGGTTCCCGGTGGTCGCCAGCTTCTCGACGGCCTCGATCTGCGCGTCGGTGCCGACGAGCCGCGCCGCCCACGCCCAGAGATAGTGGTAGCCGAGGAGCTGGCCGATGGATCCGTCGCCGCGCGCGACCGCGCGGATCACCTTGTAGGCCGTGTCCCACGTCTGCCCGCCGCCGCCGTGCTCCGCGGGGCCGAGCAGCGTGACGAGGCCGGCGTGCTTGAGCAGCGCGACCTCCTGGTGCGGGCTCGCGCCGGCGCGATCGCGCTCGACCTGGTCGACGGCGAGGATGTCGGCGACCTCGCGGGCGCGGGCGATCCACGCAGCCGGCGTGGTGGGATGCGGGGCGCCCTTCCAGCGGTCGACGGGCGCGTCGCCGAGGGGGGCGGGGCGCGGGCGGTTTGTCTTCGCGTCGGTGGTGCCGTGGGCGGGTGCGGGGGAGCCGGATGCGGGTCGGGGCTCGCGGTCGATCAGGGTCATGTCCTGTCCTCTCGTGAAGGGGCGCGACCGGTGCCGCGCCTCGCGGTGGGGCCACGGTAGGGTCCGGCTCATCGCGCTTCCACGTCTGTGACGAGGAGTTGCCGCATGTGACGACGCATGCCGTCACGAACCGACATGG
This window of the Clavibacter sepedonicus genome carries:
- a CDS encoding acyl-CoA dehydrogenase family protein — translated: MTLIDREPRPASGSPAPAHGTTDAKTNRPRPAPLGDAPVDRWKGAPHPTTPAAWIARAREVADILAVDQVERDRAGASPHQEVALLKHAGLVTLLGPAEHGGGGQTWDTAYKVIRAVARGDGSIGQLLGYHYLWAWAARLVGTDAQIEAVEKLATTGNLLFGGAVNPRDSDLVIHEDGDDLIFSGRKSFSTGGVVSDLTVLEGVLAGTETHVFAIVPTDQPGIVFGHDWDSLGQRLTESGSVEIRDVRVPWTDAAGFVDKVFHPLVYGTLNVPAIQLVFANFYQGIAEGALETAAAYTRSTTRAWPYGGDDKERATDEWYVLEGYGQLQSKVWASEALLDRVGAEISALLHAPREKLTERARGEVAVRVAAAKARIVEDGLEVGTRVFELTGARASASSVGLDVFWRNLRTHSLHDPVAYKRREVGRHVLLGEIPEPTWYT